The DNA sequence CTGCAATCCTCGACTCGTGACCACACTGGGGGcggtgggagggaaggagagaggaaagctgaACTGTACGGAACTGATTTTgggtctctctctcccccagttACCTGCTCACCAGCTTTTACACCAAATACGACCCTGCACACTTCGTCATCAACACAACCTCCCTTCTCAGCGTCCTCCTGCCCAAGCTGCCCCAGTTTCACGGAGTGCGCGTCTTCGGCATCAACAAATACTGAGGCCTGGCACGCCCACCGCTACGCGCAGCGCTTCCCGCGGAGAAGGAGGCAAAGCCTGAGGAAGGAGAGGGGATGTCAGAGCTGTGTTATGTGCTGGCTGGAAAGCAAAGCATGTTCTGCCGGGGTAAGGCTGGAGGACGGATGAGTGCTGGGCACGCTGGCGAGGGGGCAGGGACCACTCCGGCTGGTGTGTAACGCACTTGCATGTGGGGCTTTTAGCACGGGTTCCTTTGTCTCTAAGGAAGATCCTCATTCGGGCTTTATCTCTTGGTGTTCTGGTGAAGAGAGAAACGCAGCTGAGCTGCAGGGAGCGAGGTCAGGTCACGCATGCATGTTACCTTTGAGCTAACCTCCATGTAACCGTGCAGCAACTGGAAGGCACCTACAAGGGGAGAACTGCTGATTAATGGGAAGAGTAACCAATCTATGCCTCCTCTTCACCCTCATGTTTTATATACTTCCCCCATAATAAAGAACTTACTTACAGAGACTAGAGCTGTGTCCTTGCAATAACAGCCTCTCGCTGGGAGAATGAGAGCAGCTGCACAGGGAGAGCACGTGGAACCAGTGCAGACTCCCgcctccctcccagcacccccctgcACAGAAGAGGCAGACTTCTTCAAACCGTACTTTAATTTAACAAAAGAGATAAGAAAGAAGTACGCTACCCTTTAAAacccagctgctcagagctgggaGTACAAAAAGGTTAGCGGAAAGCAAACATGACCTGCGTCAACGAGTCATGCGGCAGTTCAGCTTAGGCAGGACTGTCCAAGGGATGGGCTGAGGCGTTGGAAGGCAGCGCTGTGCCACAGCTCGCGCCAGCCTCCGGATTGATCTTCCAGCCGTGTCGGCTTTCGGATGCGCCGGCAGGAGCCACCAGCTCCCCTCCACGAAGCTGCCTCAGCGCGTGGGCAGCCTGCGAGGCTCAGCCCCTCCAAGCGCGGCGGTCGCTGGCCACGTGGCTGCACTCGCTGCCGGGCTGTTGCACAACAGGGGAAACTTGTGCAAAGTAGGTCAGGCTGCCGGGGACCGTTACTCGCCATGGAGGACCAGCGCCGTCTCCTCGCTCCTGCCTCACGCACGCAGACCGGACTGCAGGGAAACACTAACCGCTTCAGGGGCTCAGGGAGGTACCGGACACTCACGTGTGTCTTAGCAAAAACCATTTGTTAACACAGCTCATGATTTCAGCAGGGAGCCATGATGGTCTCCTGGGCCCTGACTTAACTCTAAAAAACCAAAAGCTCTGCTTCCTAGCGCTAAAGGAACATGCTTAGGTTCCTTCAAGCTTAGTGCAAAGTTGGAGCTGGAAGAGCAAAACCAGCAAGGTCAGAAGCGCACGGGAGAGCCAGGTAGCGGTGCCTGGGGAACACGGCTAGACAGCGCCGTgctggggagaaaggaagagcaCAGGCTGACGTACTCGATTTTCAGATATATTTATAGAAAGGGGATGCACACAGTAACAAATAGATATgtacaagcaaaaagaaaacctggtttagaagagaaaaaaaaaactgtgctaGAAGAGGCTGCCTGCCTTGCCCCAGCTCCACCACCGGGCTGGGGCCTTGTGAGCTTTGTGTGCCCCTCCAAAAGTCCCCCAGGCAGCTCTCACCGggcttctggccccccaggctgcacgtgaaggaaaagcagcagcttaatGTCGATTTCCTCAGGGGAAACCTCTCCTGCGGTGtggtcctggcccagagcgcgtGGGCAGGGAAAGACTCGAGGGCTCAGGGCGAGGGCAGCAAACGCCGGCCCTGCGGCACCGGCGCAGCAGGGAGGAACACATCACAAAGCTCACGCGCTGCTGTGGCCGGCGGTCCTGCTGGAAGACCGCGGGCGACTCCCGCTGCAGACAGCTCTGGTCTTGGCAGACCAACCCACCCGCCCCCGGCGCAGGGCtgccgcggaggcgcgcgggtCCGGTACCCGGCGAGCAACAGAAGAGCTGAGCTCCGCGTTGCAACAAGGAGCAGCTGGGCGCGAGCCGGCTGAGCCCAACCAGCGACTGCGGTCACTCGCTGCACCTCAGCGGCGGCCACGAGGTGCTCGAGGCAGCTGCTGCACCCTGCTCCTGGCCAGGGAGCAAACCGGGCGTTCAGCAAAACGGAGACGTCACCTGAACATTTAAAATAACCCTGAACAGACGCCGCGGTCTGTCCGGCGCGGCCCAGCCACGGCCTCCCTGCTCAGCCGTCCCCAGGGAGGCCCCCGGGCCCCACTAGGCTTCTTTGGTATCGCTGGCTCCAACACGCTTCTTCACGCTCATATTAGCCACATTGAAACTCCctggtttcttttaaatatgtagattacttaaaaaaaaaaaatagatttttttttatttgaaagagcCCTTTTAGTGCCCAACAGAGCACGGTCTCCCCCCGCCCAGGGGGCACCCAGACAGCCCACGAGCACCAAGCCGAGGGCTTTCGCTTCCTTCTGGCGCTCCCAGCCTCCAGCCCGGCTGGTCCCCAGCGCCCCTCGGCTCCCAGCGGCTCGCTCAGCGCTGGAAAGGCCGACGCACCTTCTTCCGCCTCTTGTGCTTCGCGTCCCCCTTCGGGGCAGCGCCGTCCGTCTTCGGGGGCGTCCCTGCGGAGGTGGCTGCCCCCGCGGGTGCCgtgggtggcggcgggggggagaAGGCCCCCCCGGGCACCTGTGCCGAGCTCCCCTGGAACACGCGCTTGAAGAAGTCTTGCAGGTCGGCGGCGGAGGCGGGGCTGCCTTTGGAGGAGGCCCTGCGGGAGGAAGGCAGGCGCTGGGCGGCTCGGGGAGCTCCCGGGCCCGGAGGCTCCGTCTCCCCAGAGAAGGGAGGGAGgtcgggcgcggcgcgggggcagcaGGGTCAGGCGCGGCCCAGACCCCCCTCaactcccccctccccgggacgGCAGCCGGGCCCTCGGGGCGCCCCAGCAGGCACCGGGCGCTGCTGCCGTTTCCCATCCCGCGGCTCCGCGAGCGGCACAGCGCGGAGGGAGCCCCAGCAGCTCCGGCACTGACCTCTGCCGCCCGCTCGGCCCGGCGCTCCTCGACCCGAACGATATGTGATAGGGGACGCGATGGGTGTCCGGAGAGATGCCGACCCGCTGGCAGCCGGCCCACTCTGCGGGGAGACGCACGGCCGGTCAGGCAGGCCCGGAGGCGGCGATCCCCGGCCGGTCGCTCCCTCGCCCAGCGGAGAGGGCCAAGCGCCGACCGCAGCCTCTGCTAGCGGCAGAGGaggctccgcgggcagcgccgttAATTCCGCAGCCCTGGGAGCTGCCGCTGCCTCGGTACCCACCCGTGATGTCGTAGATCTTCCCGTCCATCATGGCAAAGTAGGTGATCTTCAGCCCCAGCATGCTGGACTCGGCCCAGAAGTCGCCCTCCTCCGCGGGGTGCAGCTTGCTGCACTCAGCGCAGTAGCGGGCGCTGAGCGGGTCACGGTCCATCTCAAACCGCCTGCAGCGACAGGAGACGTCTCAGACCCTGAGAGCAGCAGGCCTGGCTTTGCTTCCCCTCCCCTCGAGGGACGGGGCAAGAATCAAGCAGTGCTTTGGTTTGGCCTGTTGCAGAGAGACCCAAATTGCCTCTCTTGTAGCAACCCCTCGCTCCCAGATTGTTTTGGGGCCCCCAGACTTCATGGAGAGCAGGGACAGTCTGAAGCGCGCCCGGTTCCTTCACTTCCCCCGCAGTCACAAGCAAACACGCTCCTCCTCGCACAGTCACCGGCGCAGCCTCTCAGGCAGGGACACCGTCAGCGCAGCACAAACCCCCGGCAGACCGCGACCGCGCACGTGCGGCCACGCCTGGAGCCCTGGGACCTACTTGTGCTTCCCCTGGCACTTGCTGCACATCATGGTGTTCATGGCCTCCTTCAGGTCGTCCTGCAGCCTGGTGAGGAACTCGCTCACGGACCTCGTCAGCTCGCTCTCTGCCATCCGCTTGCTGCGGCCACGACGGGGAGAAAGCTGGGGGTCAGAGCCCTGCGGGGGGGCCCACGTGGGCAGCCCCCGGCAGCGCGAGGGCAGCGCACCGAGGTGCCAGGCCGTGCtctccccagacccccccagtgcctcccccgGCTCGGCCCACTCACATCTCGTACTCCTTCCTCTTCTCCGGGTTGCTGACGATATCCCAGGCCGCTCGCAGGACCTTGAAGGCCTCCTCCGCTCGCGGGTGTTCGTTCTTGTCTGGGTGAACCTGGAAACGACACGTGAAGATGAAGCTGGCGAGTTCGACTGGGACAGAGCACATCTGCGCCGAGGTCCGAGGGCTCAGCGCCACGTTACGGACAAACTGGTCTAGCAGGAGGCAGGACGCGGCTCTGCGGGGTCAAAACCggcccctctccttcccccaagCAGCCCAAGAGACGCCAGcgcccagccccactgccccgACGCGGAGGGCAGAGCCGGCAgcggggggggcagagccggcaGCGGGGGGGGCAGAACAGCAGCGAGGCCCCGGGCAGCTCGCGAGGAGCCACGCGAGGGCAGAGCATCAGCACCCCGTCTCAGCGGGGCGATGCCCCGTAACCAGccgccagcccccggcccccccagcccgccgctccccggggcTCACGCACCAGCACCGCCAGCCGGCGATAGGCCTTCTTCAGCTCCGCGTCGGACGCCGTCGCCTCCAAGCCCAGCACCTGGAAGGGGTTCAGCTCTTCCTCGGGCACGGCCGCCAGGGCCAGCAACCGGGCCACCTCCTCCCTCgagccggcgccgggggggccgccgtcggggccgggcgcggcgtcCCCCAGCCCGTCCGCCCTCGGCCCGCCGGGCGCCCAGGGGGGAGCGCGCCACGTCCGCAGCCAGTCCCAGAGGTTCCGGCAAGTCCTGGTCTCCTTGAAGAGGCTCCACGTGCGGTGGAGGACGGAGACGTCGAGGAGCGCGAggagccgggccccgcggccggtcCCGCCCAGCCGGCCGGCGCCAGCGACCAGCGCGGCCGCGCACAGGCGCCCGCACAGCCGCAGGCTGCCCAGGAGCAGCATGACGACGAGGAAGAGCAGGGCGCAGAGCATCCAGAGCAGGCGGAGGAAGAGCTCCGCCCCGGCGCGGAGCCACCGGCCGGCCCGAGCCGAGCCGCTGCGGGCCTGCTGGCCCACCCGCTGGCCCCAGGTCCTCACGCTGGCCCGGGCCGAGCCCAGGTCGCGGGCGCCGAGGCGGccgcaggagcagagcaggcGGCCGCCAACCTCCACGCACAGCCCGCGCGCGTGGGCCAGCGCCGCCTCCAGCAGCGCCCTGGAACGGGCCAGGCAGAGCCGGGCCAGCGCCTCCCCCGGCCACGTGGCCTCGGCCCCACCgtcccgcggcccctccgcctgGCTCCTCTTCCGAGGCGGCCTGTgcctccggcccggccccgggcggccctCGCGCTTCCCGGGCTCCCGGCCCTCCTCCctgggggcagagcggggcctcTGGCGCTTCTTGGTCCTgcggccgcccggcgcccggccggggccgaGCGGCTCGTCGCTGGCGCCGTCCTCCTCGCCCTCCTCCCGGCCTCGGGGCCGGCCGCGCAGCTCCGGGGCCTCGGCGGCCCGGCGGTGGCAGGCGACGCTGCAGGATCCGTCCCTCTGCTCAGCGAAGGGGCTCGGGGGCACCGACCTCTCGCCCTGGCAGCGGCAGGAGCgctcggggccggcgccggggccctcGGAGCCCAGGAAGGGCAGGTCGTCGTCTTCGAGCGCTAACGGCCGCCCCGGGTCGCAGCTCCTGTTCCAGGCGGTGCTGTCCTCGGCGGCGCGGGCCGtccaccccccgccgccgccccacggggACGGGTGGCCCCCGTCTCGGCCCTCACACGGCTCCTCGCTGGCGCAGGGACGCTCCGGGCTCCTAGGGACGAAGCTCTCCGCGACGGGCCGCGCACCGCTCGGCTCCCGGTGCCGGCAGGGAgagccgccccgctccgccgcgctgGCACCCGGGCGCTCCCGCGGCTCCatcccggcggcccggccccggccccagccctggccccgcgGGGCCTAGGTCACCGCCGCCATCGCTGTCCCTTCTccctgaaaagcaaaataaagagagttggaggcactgaagcggcgcggcccgaggggggggcaggggcagatCGGGGGGGCTGGCGGGGATAGGGGCAGCTcggagggggggctggggggggtaaGGCAGGTTGGGGGGGGCTGAAGGCAGCTcaagaggggctgggggggatagGGGTAGCTCggggggggatggaggggatggggcagcttggggggggcaggagcagctcgggggggttgggggggataGGGGCAgcgagggggggctgggggggctggggcagcgagggggggctgggggggctggtgcagcgagggggggctgggggggataggggcagcgggggggggctgggggggctggtgcagcgagggggggctgggggggctggtgcagcgagggggggctgggggggataggggcagcggggggggctgggggggataggggcagcgggggggggctgggggggataggggcagcgggggggggctgggggggatggggcagcgggggggggctgggggggataggggcagcgggggggggctgggggggataggggcagctcgggggggctgggggggaataAGAGCAgctcgggggggctgggggcagctcgggggggtggggggcagggggaggagctGTGACCGGGGGGGAGGGTTGATGGGGGGTAACCGGTGTGGGGGAGGGGCTGTGAcggcgggggggttgggggggatgTGACGGgtgcggggggggaaggggcggcgtcgggaggggccggggaggggcggcgcggcccccgcgagCGGCCGGGACTCACCGTGCCGGTGccgaggcgggcgggggggggtctccgcctcctcccgccccccccggggtctCTCTCCCGCCCCACTTCcgccttccgcccgcccgccgccaccgccggccacttccgggggcggggccgagcgccGAACGTCACCgctcccgcgccccgcccctTAAAGGGACAGCGCCGCCCCGCTTAACcccttcgccgccgccgcccggccccgcccgtcGGAGCCCGGGGGgcctcggggcgccgggggggcctgTAGGgacggggggtcccgggggcccGAGAGGAGCTTGTGGGGCCCTTGGGGGCTTGTCGAGCCCTGTGGGGGCCTGTGGGGCGCTCTGGGGCCTATGGGGGTTGGCGCGGGGCCTGTGGGGCGCTGCAGGGGCTGCGGGGGCcctcggggggctgcgggggcttgtggggcgctgtggggccgcggggccgccccggcggaggggccccggcgtcccgcgCTGACCCCGTCACGTGCCCGCGCACAAAGCGCCTCTGTCCGCGCCTGAGAGCCCCATTGtgcgcccgggccgcccccgcccgccccccgctgccccccggcccccgcgtgggccccgcgccggggggcggaGTGGGGCGGcccacctgccccacggcccgcatggggccgcggctctgccccacgctgggtccctgccccacactggctccctgccccacggcccgaATGGGGCCGTGTCCCTGCCCCACGCTGGGTCCCTGCCCCACACTGAGTCCCTGCCCCACGCCAGGGTCCCTGCGCTGCCCCACAGTCCACCTAGGGCTGTGCTCCCTGCCCCACACGAAGCCCCTGTCCCACACCAggctccct is a window from the Dromaius novaehollandiae isolate bDroNov1 chromosome 28, bDroNov1.hap1, whole genome shotgun sequence genome containing:
- the DNAJC14 gene encoding dnaJ homolog subfamily C member 14 isoform X2, whose product is MEPRERPGASAAERGGSPCRHREPSGARPVAESFVPRSPERPCASEEPCEGRDGGHPSPWGGGGGWTARAAEDSTAWNRSCDPGRPLALEDDDLPFLGSEGPGAGPERSCRCQGERSVPPSPFAEQRDGSCSVACHRRAAEAPELRGRPRGREEGEEDGASDEPLGPGRAPGGRRTKKRQRPRSAPREEGREPGKREGRPGPGRRHRPPRKRSQAEGPRDGGAEATWPGEALARLCLARSRALLEAALAHARGLCVEVGGRLLCSCGRLGARDLGSARASVRTWGQRVGQQARSGSARAGRWLRAGAELFLRLLWMLCALLFLVVMLLLGSLRLCGRLCAAALVAGAGRLGGTGRGARLLALLDVSVLHRTWSLFKETRTCRNLWDWLRTWRAPPWAPGGPRADGLGDAAPGPDGGPPGAGSREEVARLLALAAVPEEELNPFQVLGLEATASDAELKKAYRRLAVLVHPDKNEHPRAEEAFKVLRAAWDIVSNPEKRKEYEIKRMAESELTRSVSEFLTRLQDDLKEAMNTMMCSKCQGKHKRFEMDRDPLSARYCAECSKLHPAEEGDFWAESSMLGLKITYFAMMDGKIYDITEWAGCQRVGISPDTHRVPYHISFGSRSAGPSGRQRASSKGSPASAADLQDFFKRVFQGSSAQVPGGAFSPPPPPTAPAGAATSAGTPPKTDGAAPKGDAKHKRRKKSGLRA
- the DNAJC14 gene encoding dnaJ homolog subfamily C member 14 isoform X1 — encoded protein: MEPRERPGASAAERGGSPCRHREPSGARPVAESFVPRSPERPCASEEPCEGRDGGHPSPWGGGGGWTARAAEDSTAWNRSCDPGRPLALEDDDLPFLGSEGPGAGPERSCRCQGERSVPPSPFAEQRDGSCSVACHRRAAEAPELRGRPRGREEGEEDGASDEPLGPGRAPGGRRTKKRQRPRSAPREEGREPGKREGRPGPGRRHRPPRKRSQAEGPRDGGAEATWPGEALARLCLARSRALLEAALAHARGLCVEVGGRLLCSCGRLGARDLGSARASVRTWGQRVGQQARSGSARAGRWLRAGAELFLRLLWMLCALLFLVVMLLLGSLRLCGRLCAAALVAGAGRLGGTGRGARLLALLDVSVLHRTWSLFKETRTCRNLWDWLRTWRAPPWAPGGPRADGLGDAAPGPDGGPPGAGSREEVARLLALAAVPEEELNPFQVLGLEATASDAELKKAYRRLAVLVHPDKNEHPRAEEAFKVLRAAWDIVSNPEKRKEYEIKRMAESELTRSVSEFLTRLQDDLKEAMNTMMCSKCQGKHKRFEMDRDPLSARYCAECSKLHPAEEGDFWAESSMLGLKITYFAMMDGKIYDITEWAGCQRVGISPDTHRVPYHISFGSRSAGPSGRQRASSKGSPASAADLQDFFKRVFQGSSAQVPGGAFSPPPPPTAPAGAATSAGTPPKTDGAAPKGDAKHKRRKKVRRPFQR